The window CAAGTTCTTGTTTGAGTTAATTAATTTATGCTTTTTACATgtaattttctattattatttctacaTCGAATGTTTGTCGATTATAAAAATGTGTAGTTCaagcaacaaaacaaaaaagcacTTATCTGTGTGAGAGAAGGATAGAGCTTGATAACCAACAGATAAGACAGAAGTTTTAATACGCTTTgggcaataaataatttaagcttCGGTGTGAAAAGCTTAAATGTAATAATTGATTACGCTGGTAGAATAAGATTTTAGTGTAAGTCTTTTCACAATTTTAGATGCCGTCTGAATTTATCGATACGACACAGTCATTTGGAATGccaattagtattttttatttgttaggtAAGACGGTCAGCTGTTATGGAAGCTCATAGATGATTAGAACATGATTATTGTCGATGCAGGATCCTTTACATTGTAATAACCATTTTCCCGTCTTTCACAGCGCACCATAGGTTTCGCGACCGGAATAGAAATAGCAGGTTGGTGGTGTCGACCTGTGCAGGCTCACTTAAAACACCCCCATATCAAAAATGAAACTGATGTAATCTGCTATCTCTTTCTCTCCCAATGATTAAGTGTAAAAAACTATGTGCGAATTTTATCAATTCagaacacgtccggtgcattcgtatgaagcgatgcaccggtgttcgaatcccgcaggcgggtaccaatttttctaatgaaatacatactcaacaaatgttcacgattgacttccacagtgaaggaataacatcgtgtaataaaaatcaaaccagcaaaattataatttgcgtaatcactggcggtaggacctcttgggagtccgcacgggtaggtaccaccaccccgcctgtttccgccgtggaaaattattcataaactaAGCTCTttcaaatttgtaattttttctttaaaacttTCTATCGTCTAGTGACATCTACTGTCTACCgacattaattattgtttttgttttctgtcGTATCGAAAAAAATCAGTTGGAAAATTAATGCATGAAATATATCCGTTGTATCTTATGTAGGCATTTGCCTACTTTATACCTATTACCGTGTCATAACcaatgtattaataattaataatagcaTGCCAGAAaacgttattaatttttttctgtttatttaaaatggggaagttattgatttaattaaacaaacctCGTTTCATAAAAGGGAATCGATAACTTGATTTAATTTCTAAAATGCTATAATTTATTGAGAGTATAAGAATGTGTTTTTGGTTTGATCAAAAATTAACGTTCCCAGGAGTGATCTCAATGCTGCCGAATACTAAGACAGCTTTTATTTCGTTCTCTAAAAGTcttggttttattaatttaacttgTATTAATGAAATCATCACAAATCGCCCACTATGATggctaattattttaattcctttaaatgtattaagttataaaattagtacaaagtatctaaaataattataatgtgtAATCATTTTAAAAGCAATGCAAAAAAGACtgcaatattttgtaaatttttggcAATGTTTAAATTCATTACAGAGCTCACTTGTCTGTCTATGAATTATATTTCTTTTCTTCTCTTTGAGTGATGTGAtgagattaaattttattctggTTTGCAAGTAtgatttgtatttattgtacaaataaaaaattgcattaaataacattatttaatttcaacatCTTTTGTAAAACAAACTCATTTCATTTGGacttattcataattttataatagatcATATTGATTTCTTTAACAATTTTCTTAACCCTGACATTCCCTCTGGCCCATAGATTCAGCCTGTTAGCTTTCAgcatattttctattattttagttACATTATAAGAACATGAGTAAAGTTAaatccattttttatttatacatttacaCAATTAACTGCTGTATACTTTGAGTCTATGTTTTAAGCTATGGTACCAATATACCCTAATTAATATAAACCATTATAAATGTTACTTATGACATACCTACTAagttgttgattaaataaatttctcTTACTATATTTATAACTATGAGGGAAAGAGTCGTCAAATCCTATTTAACATTAAGCTAATACTGGAACCCACAGATACAACGATATGAATGCATTGAGATATTAAGCTGTCCTGTTCAAAGTTGTCTTGAACCTGAACAAGATCCAACACAATTGTCTTAGTCAGCTAATTAGGGTTTAATCCTTTAAACACTAAATATTGATTACAGAGACCGTCTTCTCCACCAATTCCGCCATCAGGTAGAACATATGTGGAACCATCAGTTCCCTTCTTTGGAGAAAATTCTTTTAGATTCTTATTACTGCTGTCTAAATCTGCTAATTTCCAAATGGCTAAATACTTAGACTTTCCATGTttacataatacataaatattgttgGCATCTAATTCAAAAGATTCAGTAGGGTTATCAATAAGGATTCCACAGATGAGAGCCCAGTGTGCCGTGTGACCATTACGTAGACACGGTGAGTGATTGCAATCAGCATCATATCTGAATGTTCACATTAAGggttttttcaatttatgtcTAAATAAGGTGAGCTAATGATGAGCTCATGAAGAGTAGAGatgtatatttacaaaaagGTTTATGGATATTTcatgttttttgttattgcttagatgggtgaatgagctcacagcccacctggtgttaattggttatcggagcccgtagacatcgacaacgtaaatgcgccaaccaccttgagatatcagctctaaggtctcagtatagttacaacagctgccctgcccgtcaaaccgaaacgcattactgcttcacggcagaaataggcagggcggtggcacctacccgtgcggactcacaaattaatgaaatatatttcgACTTTTTCTTTAAGGTATAAAATATCACACACTTAAAAGGATACGGCACCAATATAATTGCACCATCCGTTAACAATTCAATTGTTTCACTGCTAAATAAGTTACCAATTTTCAATTCAAAGGTCACATTATTTATTCCAGCTAAATTGAATACTTCTTTAACTAATTTGACCATGTTCTTACAACTGCACATTTCACCATTGCCAGTGTAGCCTGATAATTTTGCaatattcaacatttcattGGCAGTAACTTTTCTATCAACTAACATTGACAGTGCAACAAGTCCACATGTGGGCCCAACTTGAAGTACTGAttcaatgtatttatatttgtatttgaaAGGTTCCTTCTCTAAGAATAAGTTATTCTTTGTACATGCTTCTCTCAATTCAGGATAGTGTGCAGCCCATTGGCAGGaattaaaatgaacaaaaacattatttgttgAAACTGTTTTTAAATCAGAGGATTTCACATTAACTAAGGAAGTTTGAGGATGAagcggtggtggtggtggtggtggtgcaTGTGTAGATGGTGTTGTAGTAGTAGATGACATTATTACAAATGATACTAGCAAAATTTtgaaacttgtttttttatttatttaaaatagatgtAACTTGTTCCTGAAATGAAAACAGTTGACACTTATAATTTTCATGTGTAAGTACAGGTAGGTAGTGGCTTGACTGTACCTCTGAAATTGTGGATGGGccatggtaaccactcaccgtcaggtgggtcGTCTGCTAGTTTGCTTGGACAGTAAAAGAAATTGTTTCCTAATGTTAGTAAATACAAGGAGCCAATGTTCAGAACAAGGGAATTTTGAATAGCTATGTCTGGCTATCTGACTATTGTTACTAGAACATGTCAACATGATTTAAACATTTTTCCAATGCCATATCACGTTCAAAGGTAAGATGTGTTATAAATATTgggaatttgaattaaaaatatataaaaatataaattaaacgtATGTTATTTCACTTACATTATGTGAACTCTAGTTTTGCATAATTCTTTCGAAATTACATTATATAAGAGCCAATCtatacatactattttattACTATGTATGTCTATCCAGGTTTAATGAtaaattaagtgtattatctatgaattaattattaaacatagataatacattcaACATAAaggaaaatgttaatttaacaaTATCGGCGCCTAATAATGCGCTGTAACATGGTGCGGGTGAGGGTGACAGTTTCAGTAACGTTTCGTTTcaatcttaaaataaaaaattaagcaaAGTGCTATGCGTATAACGTAACGCCATAGACGTATACAGTGATGGGATGTACTGCTACGACGGATagtcgatatttttaataataaaaaacgtataTTGTGCGTagatcaaatttaatttttaaaaagtctataattttgataattttatatatggtcaacgaaaatatttttaataacaagaTTATACAGGttacttatatatttaatttaaatactatctatcaaacataatattataagtagttTTCAAATATCGCATAGGCCATAGTCGATAAAGGTTTAATCCCTAGAAACTACGCATTAGTATATCCGTGATGACGTAGTcataaatatcaaataaataatatgtaatttactttttaaacaaattttcatAACACTATAGAGAACTACACCTGAGAGTATCGTCAgcgataaaaatgaattgctaaacTTCACATCCCCAGTCATGTGGTACAGACAGATGTCAACGTCATTTATGCAACTGTCACCCGgacccatagacctatatagtagggtcacgacatattgttctatacgtacaattgcttatataaatagcacccattttgaaggcacacacataaacatatatctatctcgttcttactcagcactttaactcgcaagaaaacaatataacagtatttcagtgcgtacataaaatgaaacatgaatatacgtaaatgtctccgtctccgtctaatgaggccgaaaatccgccatgttttgcgcgccaaatgtcattgtcacgtcagttcggccgtctgttttgggttgtacattatttattgactttcatatcgatttaatatgattgcttatataaaatttctaattttatcatgcttaaaacgtacataaataataattaaaacatattttataggatctcaagaaggtcgatgccccaaaactattatctatatatatttaaattcattatggagccctcatccgaaacatggattatacacttaataatatatttgaatccgaaatatcggataccatttttcggtcggaatctattcatcacgacactaatcataaatacctctttaaaatattatgtcatcaaaacatatttagacattctgtttagatatttcgggaaaaaggctatcgacaaaatctcttcggaactatttaaataaaatagttttattccgcagtgagtaaaacactattgtaaattcgttaaatatttattaattaagtgattttagagaggaagtcacaaggaataactttgtaatttcattaacgaataaatgttctgtaggtgttttttgttatcaggcggtcccttgataagtttaaaatttgaatcactctcaagtgagagtgattcaaatggtgcggtgcaccttccttgaggtgcactgcggtagtctgttgcggactttagagtcagcaaaacaattaaaatagattgtaatagtctaagaaaaacacgtactcaaaatacgataacattcagcatgctagaaatgggctgatggcactgtactatgccatatctttacgttttgcggcaaacgacaactttataaaatcagtgtagcaaattttaaaaatcgtcatatcgtttacttggaaaaggagaaacccgaaatccatacaaacttgggcctggcgttacagtgctagaatttggacataaattacaatacctaagaaggtttcatgagcccaattttcagatctcccagcaatggccaaattggtaaaatcagacaatgtttacattttaggttatgtttattgttcgagatatttaaaaaaaaaacgatatttttaaggctctttcctactaaagatgagtaattttttacgaaacctgttgcagcaacaggttgctttgaaaataaaaatggaacctgttacgagaaatcgtgcattaggttgtttacgaaaacgaacgaaagccaaaattaaaaacaacgtaatgcgaaacgcgctgcgcacgaaatgattttttaagagattttatgacctggtaactaggacctttaggtcagtcttattttaattttaatgaaaacttttttatcgaTCCTATTTTAGGGATACTCTAATTCTAACCCacacgtttgtggagctagttacgtatattgaaataagtgttgcagatgtttacaaagattgttaaaaacaaaaaattgaattcaacttattttctacacttggccattgtcaatgaagctaagatttcaataggttaatcaagcaaaatagacgatttttttggtacatatcccattcgtgtaacgcttaggcccagaatggggtttctcctttgaagcacgaactcgtcttagatttcacataatatctaaatcacatcatctttgcacataacaataaacttaattcctattaaagtataatttctacaaatacattcatactcaacaatatttaaaataaaataagccaagaacgtttatcgataaaacctactaacattaaaatcttctgggcagcactaaagccgccatgttttgtggccagatgacgtcacagtggcacgaattttttgttgacgtttcatttccataggtttcctacttcaatgCCCGGACCATGCTACAGCGCCATAgacctatgttttttttaatattttatggtcTGCCAATGAAATCTTTAGGCTAAGTCTCAAAAGTCTGCTTATTTTTGTTGTACAACTGCAATTACTACAGGTGACAATTATCTTGTGTATATAATCgattgggatgaaatgaaatggaagaggatgagatgggatgaatTAAAGTCTCtataaaatgatatttattaacCTACCCTTTTACAGTGGCTCTTTTAGAAGAACTGAATAAGCtacatccagcggctttgtttcattttcttaaatttgtgtactttcacagatcCTAAGCAGTTGATAAATCGCCGTTATTATACAGTTAAGCCATAAGGAACactgaattaataaaataaaatattttacacaacttcactcttcgaATTTTCACCATaagaataagaaaaatatattttaaacaaggtTGTACTCTTTTGCAGTGTAAGCTCTTACGAAGACTTACTTATTATGTCTATTCTTATAAAACTATAACcaatctatatttattttttaagcagATAACGTTATGACATGTCgtcaaaatacagttttaagaatgaaataaaaatatatttatttatttatcctaaCAATTAGCTCTATTTGTTCAGGAGTACCAGAAGCTTTCGCAGCCGTAAGCCTTTGTTGCCCAACAGGGACAATAACGATGAGATTTTGAGccacattaaatttaaaaaaggattACTTTTAACAATTATTAACGCCCAGCATTTTGTCCAAATCCTGTTTCGGGGCCACTGGTCTTTCCCAAAAAGTGATAGTCATTATTCGATGGTTTAGTAATCctgcataattaaaatttttaaaattaaaattatatacacaCGATTGTGTATGATCTATGGATGGAACATATTCTGTTGGGTGTTAGCTTTGTTTAATCTATGGAGTAGTTTAGGAAAAGAAAGACAGAGGCCTAGTACATTGGTACCTTGCACAGCAATTTGCAAGTCGTGATTTATAGTGAAAGGGCTACTTTCTCGAAGTGAAAAACTGGTTTTAAGAGTGTAGTACACAATTAACGATGTCGGAGCCACGGAAAAACCGTCTCTCGATTGATGGAGGGCAAGTGAAAGAGGATGAACACGTTGCAACCTACAAGGCTATACCAGAATCTGATACAGGTGAAATTTGGCAAAAAAACTACTAGatgatttcaaaaaaaaaaatgttaaagttCAATGAATCAAATTGAAATGCAAATATTCCATGTTAAATTACTCTAATTAGAATGGTAAAGCAAACTAACTTAATCTTGACAGTTAACATaagattttggaaaaaaataatttaaaatagtattaaaataaaaatgaatatatattaattcAGTAAATATGTAGCAGCTGCTCTCACTTACTACTTTTCTGAGTAGTTCAAGGGTAAGGTTGTGACGCggtgaaattaaaaaaacatactcaGATTGctgattttcaaatttttcattATTGTACAACGTGTTCGTAGGGCTAAACTGATTGCTAAAAGAGAAGCCGTACCTACATAAATGTtccttttttttcattaaaactacaaaaaaatagatatgtttctattataaactttttaaaaatatccaaTAATTTTTACATTTGGTCGGGTTATAAAGCGCTTTACGTTCGGTCAGCGCCATTTTGTTAAGGCCGCTGAGTGATGCAAGAATCGCTGGTGTTTGCATTAGATAACGTGTccataaattattaattgagTAAATATTCATTGATTTCTACACAGAAAAATAGGTACTACAAATGAGTGGTAAATATATTCacgtttatttcattaatttttaaacagctttaattttgtacagtTTTGGATAAATTCATCCAATGAAGCGCTGCCGCAAGCTGTTATCTGGTCCGATGTTTACAATAGCAATAAACTGTACTTATTTAGCACGAGATAAAAGACAATCGACGATAACACGTCGGCAGCGTATAATTGTGCCTTAAATTATTCAATTGCTAAATATTGCTAAGAGTTAATAAGAGGATAGAATGACAATTGTGTTGAATTTTTAGCTCAAGATGTCGAGTATCTTGAAACAGAGGAGGTGTATATGCAACTCAATCAGTCCGAAGTTACAGGAACAGATGTTGGTGATGATCAAGATGACCACTGGGACAATAATAGTACCAAAACACTTTTagatttatatttacaaaatttggaCAAATTTCGCAGTTCAAAAGTAAAGAAGAAGACTGTCTGGGCAGAAATAGCACATGCGGTAGGAAATAGCCCCGAGAGCTGTGATAAAAAGTTccgaaatttaaaacaaacatatgTAAGACTTTTGAAGAGACGAAATAGAAATGAGATTGTTATGATAAAATGGccttattttgaaatatttgaacAAATCTACAGTGAGAATGGGGAGTATAGACCAGATATACAAGTAAAAATTCAGGACAATGCAACTGAAACTGTCACTAAGGCTATATTGTCTATGGCTGAACCATCGAAATTTGAACAGGAACCCGATATGGGTGAAAATTCAAATGGTCAAAGCGAGGAGTCTAAAAGGAAATTAAATAGGCGAAGATATACTGATTTCCGTAAGGTAGCACTAGAAATGAGAAACAGGCAGAGGACAGTCGAAGAGAAgttagataaattaataaatatagtacAAGAATCAAATAACATACAAAGAGAACGGAATATATTGTTTCAACAATTTTTGAATAGTTTAAATCAAACttgatacattaaaataattaaaatattgaccAAATTTAAGAAGAATTATTATAAAGTATTTGACTTTTTAAGACATTAACACAGGTTATTACAATctgacaaatatatttttaaaggtttGAATCCTGTGTATTTCTTTACATTCCTAAAACCTAATTGTTAAGCTAACTCTGTTGAAAAATGTCATTAATTAATTCTAGCCTGCATTGGGTCTTGTACAGATTTCGTCACTGAGAATTTCTGTCtgactataaattttaatattgtaacaataaaaaataacattaattagacagtataattaaaactacttttacagtttaatctcgagTTTGTTTATTCTCACTGTAATTATTTCTtacatttcaaatactttacatttCCTGTGGTCACGGAGACCGCTAAGGTGTTATTCGTTGCAATATCAATATTTTGCCGATaacttcttcaacccgtgtccacccaattCTGAGCGTAGGTCTTTTCAATTGCTCTCCTAAAAGTCTGTGCATGAAGATTTTTGACCCTAAAACGCTGGCCATTGCGGGTTTGCGAGTCCACTTATTTCAAGGGTATTAAAAATCCTTTGGGCTTGTAGTAGCCCTTGATTCTTGCTCTGCATTCTTTGAAGAAATCAAGATCTTTCACTGTCGCTTGATGCTGGGTGTTAACTTTTTACAGTTGGGAAGAACACGTACAAACCActctcctcttttctcatcctggcttgggaccggcaacgGCGAAATTGTTGAGACTaccgtctaattaaaaaaataatcctaaTAGATATTTACGTTTCTTTTCACACAGAAATAACTGAAAATATCATGAGGTTTAACAACTGTAACATACTCGAAACGtctcatataatattattattatatgataaaaataataagcgTGGGATTAattcgtaaaagtacttttaattatgtttacgactcgcgaaaagtaaagaaaataattagaaattgatagcacaatatttaaatatcgaCAAAAACCATTAGTCGTCCTTGGTAAAAaacgttttaaagtatttgGAACGTTGGAAATCATATAATGACggtaataaacgcgagattaaaccattAAAATACGCAGtccaagtaaaaataataattagacagTAGTTGTGCATGGTCAAACGACACTGGTCTTCTGTAATAAGGAAAGTAACATAATTGAAATGTCGGAaattataaaatggaaatgaaaataatataagcgAATGAAGTAAACCTTAGTAAAAGAAGTATTTGTTAAATCTATGATTTAGAAACGCCCAAGAAAGTACTATCAATAACATCAGTGATTTCatgattgaagttttttttctgtttaagcTCTAGCTGATGCAATCTAGTTTAATGcaatttgtatttctttttaatcaaaatatgtcTAATGTgtctatttaaattatttctgttgAAGCATTTGTGTGTTATGTATATTTTGTTGATACATGTATTAACGTGAACAAAGATATTACTGCAGAGCTGTGTATGGAGAGCCTTATGCATCCGAAACCCTAAAGCAgcttttcccaaagtgggcgataacgcccccttgtgggcgctgcaggcctataggggggcggtaagagacccggAAAAAAAatggggcgttgtgtagaggcttcggaggcgatttgtaatttcatcttggaggactcttagacaccgactgagctctcgctatagtgattTTGatgtaggtgaaaaaatggagGCGCTAAAAATTAgatattctcaaagtgggcagtagacaaaataagtttgggaacccctgccCTAAAGGCACGATTTGCGCTTGTCCGATTTTTTTATGTGTCAAAgacctaaattataattttcttactTTTTCTTTGACATGTGTAAGATAAGATTTCATGAATGTCTTTAATGCCTTCgtagacagacgagcgtacggtctACCAGACTGGTTGTTTAACTAATATCAGTTTGGTGCCTATTAGTTACCGAGTAAAACAGTCTTAAGTGTCGTAGAGATTGTGGCTAATGCggacagcataataatatgtggatGTATATGTTGGGTCGTGTCATTTCTGTTTTGTGATCTGAACTCTGGTACCTAACAACTTAAAGGTCACGTTGACCCATtacgcaaaaaaataaaaaatacataccaTACATACACCAGCACATAGGCATGTCTGATTAAGTTTTTGTCTTGCTTCATGTTTGGAAATGAGGcaattaaagaaattaatttcTCTGCGGCAGCTACATGGGCGAATTTTTATCCTAATTTTGTGGTCTACTAAAATAACCCTACGGGCAACCATTCCGAAAAGCGTTTAGTATTTAATGAGGGCATCTTCGTACCCTCCTTATATCCTTACATTTTAAGTAAAACGAGTAATATATATGTTGGTATATAAAACCGACAGTTTACCCCTCTGACCTCATCGAACGATCTTGTTACAAATCCTTATCTAAATTGGACATTCAATTCATGACCTAATCGGTTTGATGCtccatttattttgttattaaccCATCAGTCCGCTTGAAGGAGAATGACCGTAATGGCGGGCAAAGTGAACATAGTATCGAATGAATCAGAATTGTCACCGAAAACGACACTAAAAAGTATAGAGTAAATTTAAAGTTACAAGTTTTATGTACGTAtgatttttgaaatttattattacattctTAATTATTCGATTTTGGCGATTGCTGTTCAGTCTAAGCATCCGATCTTGAACATTGTGAGATTACTAtacgtaaatatttaaatcacATTAAGGTCTATGGAAAAACAACCCATTGactttctctccggatcttctcagtggatcgcgattctgatctggtggtagattctgcaaactactgctcttgctaaggttactgttggcaaattctctctGGTTGTATCCCTGAGGTTTACAACCCGACCGTGAGTATCTGGAATAGCcacttaggttaccagcgaataggtgcgAAAAAAAGAACGCACCTCGTAGCTATTAACTTATCATATATATCCCATGACAACGACGGCACTTGACGAGAAATAAAAGCAACACAGGAGCTGTTCGATGAAGAATTTCTTCCAAGAAACTTTAAAAGGAATTCCCGTTCTTGTACCTCAAAAATTAACTGACAAAACTAAAACGGGTTTGATGGATCCCCTGTCGAGTTTTGGGGAACGAAACGGGTTATTACTTGTGGTTTTTGCGTAACGCCCCTGTAGATATAGGAGTATATATACATGTAAGCTTTTCGGCGAACGCTTTCAGTCGTCTCCTTGCTCTCGGCCGAAAATAACATTGCGTGAATCTCGTTTAGTATTATTAGTCGTTTACTAGTTGATTTCTGGTATGTATCGTTGAATTTCTTCAGCTGCTTTCTGATCTCAATCAATTACAAGCTGtaatcataaaatatgtataatccaTTCGAAATTCAAAGGATTTACTGCGCTAATGGATGACTgacgcaattttcttaaagagAATACAATGCTTCCTTTGATATTCAAAGCGGCATTGTCATTGAGATTGTAAAACTAGGAGATGCTGCTCCTCTAATCAGGAGTGTTCGTAGTTACGTCTCTTTCTGATTATTGATCGCATGAACTTTCTTGTTCATATAACTGTTCTCATAAcgctatatattaaaaaaaactaaagtattCCAGAATAAATCGAAGCGATATTAATAGATGGAGCACGTGGTTTTATTGCAGAATTCCGGTCGTCCAAAACGAACCTCGGCAAATCGAAGGAGAAGATATCTGCCGACGGCGCCGAAGAGAAACTATTGAAGAAGGAAGACGAGGCCAAAATCATAACCCGGGTGGACATGTCCGATGCGAAATATGTCGTCGGGGACCACAGGAATGGTGACGCGAAGATTGAACTCGATGCTAATAAACGGGTACTTGAATTTACACCATTATGTAGACGGTTAATAATAGGATTATgaccttaattaaattatatttcaaatatatatagaaacaaaaaacacaCACTTAACAACTCCTTCTTCAAAGATTAGCGGAAAATGTAATGTGtttagtggtaggcagcggcttggctctgcccttggcattgctgaccgccatgagtgacggtaaccattcaggagggccgtatgcctacaatggaaagaaaaaaaaaatttgatcttAAACCACTTCAAGTACTCTTAGACTCTGAATGCCGAATGCTTTAATCGATAGC of the Bombyx mori chromosome 25, ASM3026992v2 genome contains:
- the LOC101742475 gene encoding actin maturation protease, yielding MSSTTTTPSTHAPPPPPPPLHPQTSLVNVKSSDLKTVSTNNVFVHFNSCQWAAHYPELREACTKNNLFLEKEPFKYKYKYIESVLQVGPTCGLVALSMLVDRKVTANEMLNIAKLSGYTGNGEMCSCKNMVKLVKEVFNLAGINNVTFELKIGNLFSSETIELLTDGAIILVPYDADCNHSPCLRNGHTAHWALICGILIDNPTESFELDANNIYVLCKHGKSKYLAIWKLADLDSSNKNLKEFSPKKGTDGSTYVLPDGGIGGEDGLCNQYLVFKGLNPN
- the LOC101742185 gene encoding uncharacterized protein LOC101742185, producing MSAQDVEYLETEEVYMQLNQSEVTGTDVGDDQDDHWDNNSTKTLLDLYLQNLDKFRSSKVKKKTVWAEIAHAVGNSPESCDKKFRNLKQTYVRLLKRRNRNEIVMIKWPYFEIFEQIYSENGEYRPDIQVKIQDNATETVTKAILSMAEPSKFEQEPDMGENSNGQSEESKRKLNRRRYTDFRKVALEMRNRQRTVEEKLDKLINIVQESNNIQRERNILFQQFLNSLNQT